The following proteins are co-located in the Bradyrhizobium sp. AZCC 2176 genome:
- a CDS encoding SRPBCC family protein, with translation MKNRTTTERKSDRELVVTRTFNAPARIVFEAWTKPELFKRWWVPKSMGMSLLTCEMDVRVGGKYRLVFGVGGSKVMEVFGKYIEVTPHSRLVWTNEEGDEGGAITTLTFEEKGGQTLLVKHDLYPSKEALDGELASGAADGLPEQLEQLDELLVTLGGSAVRS, from the coding sequence ATGAAGAACCGCACGACAACGGAACGGAAGTCCGACCGCGAGCTGGTCGTCACGCGTACCTTCAACGCTCCGGCGCGCATCGTGTTCGAGGCGTGGACCAAGCCCGAGCTGTTCAAGCGATGGTGGGTGCCGAAGTCGATGGGCATGTCCCTGCTCACCTGCGAGATGGATGTTCGTGTCGGGGGCAAGTACCGCCTCGTGTTCGGCGTCGGTGGCTCGAAGGTGATGGAGGTCTTCGGCAAGTACATCGAAGTGACCCCCCACTCGCGCCTCGTCTGGACCAATGAGGAGGGTGATGAGGGGGGAGCCATCACCACGCTGACGTTCGAGGAAAAGGGCGGCCAGACCTTGCTGGTCAAGCACGACCTCTATCCCTCGAAGGAAGCTCTCGACGGTGAACTCGCTTCCGGGGCGGCGGATGGGCTGCCCGAGCAGCTCGAGCAACTGGACGAGCTTCTCGTCACCCTGGGCGGGAGCGCGGTGCGGTCATGA
- a CDS encoding ArsR/SmtB family transcription factor — MVQYTATRLDASFAALSDATRRGVLEQLGRADASITDLAERFDMTLTGMKKHVGVLEQAGLVTTEKVGRVRTCKLGPRRLAEETAWIEKYRQLWASRFDELDKVIEEQKQKEKVDGRKKRE, encoded by the coding sequence ATGGTTCAGTATACAGCAACCCGCCTCGATGCCTCGTTCGCCGCGCTCTCGGACGCCACCCGACGCGGCGTTCTGGAGCAGCTCGGACGTGCAGACGCCTCGATCACGGACCTTGCCGAGAGGTTCGACATGACCCTCACGGGCATGAAGAAGCACGTCGGCGTCCTGGAGCAGGCCGGGCTCGTCACCACGGAGAAGGTCGGGCGCGTGCGGACCTGCAAGCTCGGCCCGCGCCGACTGGCGGAAGAGACGGCATGGATCGAGAAGTACCGCCAGCTCTGGGCCTCGCGCTTCGACGAGCTGGACAAGGTCATCGAAGAACAGAAACAGAAGGAAAAGGTCGATGGACGCAAGAAGAGAGAGTGA
- a CDS encoding O-methyltransferase encodes MTTLTTTPLAPLLDRLFEQAAATSPLAVPAMAELSSEQHARLMRSKTDYLDFYGSLKDMPLAVSRETGVLLYMLARSSRARTIVEFGTSFGISTLHLAAALRDNGGGRLITSEFEPSKVARARDNLTAGGLIDLVEIREGDALETLSIDLPETIDLLLLDGAKALYPEVLSLVEDHLRPGALIVADNADYSPEYLAHVRSPAKGYMSIPSAEDVELSMRIG; translated from the coding sequence ATGACCACCTTGACCACCACCCCGCTTGCGCCCCTGCTGGATCGCTTGTTCGAACAGGCTGCTGCGACATCGCCATTGGCGGTCCCCGCCATGGCCGAACTCTCCAGCGAGCAGCATGCGCGCCTGATGCGGAGCAAGACCGATTACCTCGATTTCTACGGGAGCCTGAAGGATATGCCGCTCGCCGTCTCGCGCGAGACCGGCGTGCTGCTCTACATGCTGGCGCGGAGCTCCCGCGCACGCACGATCGTCGAGTTCGGGACCTCGTTCGGCATCTCGACTTTGCATCTCGCCGCAGCCTTGCGGGACAATGGCGGCGGCCGTCTGATCACCAGCGAGTTCGAGCCGTCCAAGGTGGCGCGAGCGCGGGACAATCTCACCGCCGGCGGTCTCATCGATCTGGTGGAAATCCGCGAGGGAGACGCCCTTGAGACGCTGAGCATCGATCTCCCCGAGACGATCGACCTGCTCCTCCTTGATGGCGCCAAGGCGCTATATCCCGAAGTCCTGAGCCTGGTGGAAGACCACCTCAGGCCGGGCGCGCTCATCGTCGCCGACAACGCCGATTACAGTCCCGAATACCTGGCGCATGTGCGCTCGCCCGCAAAGGGCTACATGTCCATACCGTCTGCCGAAGACGTCGAGCTTTCGATGCGGATCGGCTGA
- a CDS encoding TetR family transcriptional regulator — MADRPRAQISSRKQPKQARATGLVAAILDAAVQVLAKEGAQRFTTARVAEKAGVSVGSLYQYFPNKAAILFRLQSDEWRQTTELLRGILEDVRRSPLERLRMLVHAFIRSECEEAAIRVALNDAAPLYRDAPEAHEARASGDRIVQAFMQEALPRGSEETRALAGDLITTTLSAVGKHFSESPRTAAEIEAYGDAMADMFCAYLRGLKHA, encoded by the coding sequence ATGGCCGATCGTCCAAGAGCCCAGATTTCCTCACGAAAACAGCCCAAGCAGGCCCGAGCTACCGGGCTTGTCGCCGCGATTTTGGACGCTGCTGTTCAGGTTTTGGCGAAAGAAGGCGCGCAGCGTTTCACCACGGCGCGGGTGGCCGAGAAGGCCGGGGTCAGTGTCGGGTCGCTGTATCAGTATTTTCCAAACAAGGCGGCGATCCTGTTTCGGCTTCAGAGCGACGAATGGCGGCAGACGACTGAATTGCTGCGCGGCATCCTCGAGGATGTCCGGAGATCGCCTCTCGAACGGCTGCGCATGCTGGTTCACGCCTTCATCCGCTCGGAATGTGAGGAAGCCGCCATACGCGTCGCGCTCAATGATGCCGCCCCTCTTTATCGCGACGCGCCCGAAGCGCACGAGGCGAGAGCCTCGGGAGACCGCATTGTCCAGGCCTTCATGCAGGAGGCGCTGCCCAGGGGTTCAGAAGAAACGCGTGCATTGGCCGGGGACCTGATCACAACGACGCTCAGCGCGGTCGGGAAGCATTTTTCGGAAAGCCCTCGGACCGCCGCAGAGATCGAAGCCTATGGCGACGCCATGGCCGATATGTTTTGCGCCTATCTCCGAGGTCTCAAGCATGCCTGA
- a CDS encoding cupin domain-containing protein produces MQRQSTAPGELSLDAAGDCADVSRSPFAEKCHLRVSGTDSAYSIFDYRAPAGFGPARHTHRFDDEIIHLLEGRIVVWTPERCFTMTDGDMTLLPKRMPHTWRAFGNEGVHFTVTVVPGGFERFFSLTEQRGVTTTDHDGLGAAAREAGVDPIGPPLSDDEVAQIVAGKTRLDGDDASIGP; encoded by the coding sequence ATGCAGCGACAATCAACGGCCCCGGGAGAGCTCAGCCTCGATGCCGCGGGTGATTGTGCCGATGTGTCCCGCAGCCCGTTTGCCGAGAAATGCCATCTGCGCGTCAGCGGCACGGACAGCGCGTACTCCATCTTCGATTATCGTGCGCCCGCCGGCTTCGGCCCGGCACGCCACACGCATCGTTTTGACGACGAGATCATCCATTTGCTCGAAGGCCGGATCGTGGTCTGGACGCCAGAACGCTGCTTCACCATGACCGATGGCGACATGACGCTGCTGCCAAAAAGGATGCCGCACACTTGGCGTGCTTTCGGGAATGAAGGCGTTCATTTCACCGTGACCGTCGTTCCGGGTGGCTTCGAACGGTTCTTCTCCTTGACCGAGCAACGCGGGGTCACCACCACTGATCACGACGGCCTCGGCGCAGCCGCCCGAGAGGCGGGCGTAGACCCGATAGGACCACCGCTTTCGGATGACGAAGTGGCTCAGATCGTCGCCGGAAAAACCAGGCTCGATGGCGATGATGCCTCGATCGGGCCATAG
- a CDS encoding glutathione S-transferase family protein, whose amino-acid sequence MLTLHHLNDSRSQRILWLLEELGTPYEMKRYQRNAETRLAPPELKEVHPLGKSPVITDGDTTIAESAAIVDYIIRRYGKGAMMPAPGSADYEAYNEWLHCSEGSAMLPLMLNLYVSRLKEAGAPLHPRIDSELANHLGYVDAALKGRDFFVGPSLTGADIQMSFVGEMAKVFGKLAPYPNLAAWLERMHARPGFQRSIEKGGPYRFA is encoded by the coding sequence ATGCTCACGCTGCATCATCTCAACGACTCCCGTTCGCAACGGATTTTATGGCTGCTGGAGGAGCTCGGCACGCCCTATGAGATGAAGCGCTATCAGCGCAACGCCGAGACGCGGCTGGCGCCGCCGGAGTTGAAAGAGGTTCATCCGCTCGGCAAGTCACCCGTTATCACCGACGGCGACACGACGATCGCGGAATCCGCCGCCATCGTCGACTACATCATCCGTCGGTACGGTAAGGGCGCGATGATGCCGGCGCCGGGAAGCGCGGATTACGAGGCCTATAACGAGTGGCTACATTGTTCGGAGGGCTCGGCGATGCTGCCGCTGATGCTCAACCTCTACGTGTCCCGGCTGAAGGAGGCGGGCGCGCCGCTGCATCCCCGCATCGACAGCGAGCTCGCCAACCATCTCGGCTATGTCGACGCCGCGCTGAAGGGGCGGGACTTCTTCGTGGGCCCGTCGTTGACCGGCGCCGATATCCAGATGAGCTTTGTCGGCGAGATGGCAAAAGTGTTCGGGAAGCTGGCTCCGTATCCGAACCTGGCGGCCTGGCTGGAGCGCATGCATGCCCGCCCGGGGTTCCAGCGGAGCATCGAAAAGGGCGGGCCATACCGGTTTGCGTGA
- the glyA gene encoding serine hydroxymethyltransferase produces MTSSSSSPKTASAPDSFFTATLAEADPEIAAAIKGELGRQRHEIELIASENIVSRAVLEAQGSVMTNKYAEGYPGARYYGGCEWVDVAETLAIERAKKLFGAQFANVQPNSGSQMNQAAFLALLQPGDTFMGLDLAAGGHLTHGSPVNMSGKWFKAAHYTVRREDQIIDMDEVAKQAEQVKPKLIIAGGSAYSRSWDFKRFREIADSVGAHLLVDMAHFAGLVAGGVHASPVPHAHVTTTTTHKSLRGPRGGLILCNDEALAKKLNSAIFPGLQGGPLMHVIAAKAVAFAEALRPDFKVYAKNVVENAKALAETLRRHGLDIVSGGTDNHLMLVDLRPKGLKGNVSEKALVRSAITCNKNGIPFDPEKPFVTSGLRLGTPAATTRGFGVAEFKQVGGMIAEVLNALAQSPDGTAPLVEAAIKERVKALTDRFPIYQ; encoded by the coding sequence ATGACCTCCTCGTCATCCAGCCCCAAGACCGCCTCCGCGCCCGACTCGTTCTTCACGGCCACGCTCGCCGAGGCCGACCCGGAAATCGCCGCCGCGATCAAGGGCGAACTCGGCCGCCAGCGGCATGAGATCGAGCTGATTGCCTCGGAAAACATCGTCAGCCGGGCCGTGCTGGAAGCGCAGGGTTCGGTCATGACCAACAAATACGCCGAGGGTTATCCGGGCGCGCGTTACTATGGCGGCTGCGAATGGGTCGACGTCGCCGAGACGCTGGCGATCGAGCGCGCGAAAAAGCTGTTCGGCGCGCAGTTTGCCAATGTGCAGCCGAACTCCGGCAGCCAGATGAATCAGGCGGCATTTCTGGCGCTGCTGCAGCCCGGCGACACCTTCATGGGCCTCGACCTCGCCGCCGGCGGCCATCTCACCCATGGCTCACCCGTCAACATGTCCGGCAAGTGGTTCAAGGCCGCGCACTACACCGTGCGGCGCGAGGACCAGATCATCGACATGGACGAGGTGGCAAAGCAGGCCGAGCAGGTGAAGCCGAAGCTGATCATCGCCGGCGGATCGGCCTATTCGCGTTCCTGGGACTTCAAGCGCTTCCGCGAGATCGCCGACAGTGTCGGCGCCCATCTGCTGGTCGACATGGCGCATTTCGCCGGTCTCGTCGCGGGCGGCGTCCATGCCTCGCCGGTGCCGCATGCGCACGTCACCACCACCACCACGCACAAGTCGCTGCGCGGCCCGCGCGGGGGCCTGATCCTGTGCAACGACGAGGCGCTCGCCAAGAAACTGAATTCGGCGATCTTCCCGGGCCTGCAGGGCGGTCCGCTGATGCATGTCATAGCGGCCAAGGCGGTGGCCTTCGCCGAGGCGCTCCGCCCGGACTTCAAGGTCTACGCCAAGAACGTCGTCGAAAACGCCAAGGCGCTGGCGGAAACGCTGCGCCGCCACGGCCTCGACATCGTCTCCGGCGGCACCGACAACCATCTGATGCTGGTCGATCTTCGGCCCAAGGGGTTGAAGGGCAACGTGTCGGAGAAGGCGCTGGTGCGCTCCGCCATCACCTGCAACAAGAACGGCATTCCGTTCGATCCCGAAAAGCCGTTCGTCACATCAGGCCTGCGTCTCGGCACGCCGGCGGCGACCACGCGCGGCTTCGGCGTTGCCGAATTCAAGCAGGTCGGCGGCATGATCGCGGAAGTGCTCAATGCGCTGGCGCAATCGCCCGACGGCACCGCGCCGCTGGTCGAAGCCGCGATCAAGGAACGCGTCAAGGCACTGACCGACCGCTTCCCGATCTATCAGTAA
- the nrdR gene encoding transcriptional regulator NrdR — translation MRCPSCNSLDTQVKDSRPTEDSAVIRRRRVCIACNFRFTTFERVQLRELTVIKRNGRRVPFDRDKLVRSLQISLRKRPVDPERVEKMVSAIVRELESGGEAEVSSEAIGEIVMEHLRQLDDVAYVRFASVYRNFREAKDFEAVLGELSAEDAARVATLRK, via the coding sequence ATGCGCTGTCCGAGCTGCAACAGTCTCGATACGCAGGTGAAGGACTCCCGTCCGACCGAGGATTCGGCCGTGATCCGGCGGCGGCGGGTGTGCATCGCCTGCAATTTCCGTTTCACGACCTTCGAGCGGGTGCAGTTGCGCGAACTGACCGTGATCAAGCGCAACGGCCGCCGGGTGCCGTTCGACCGCGACAAGCTGGTGCGCTCGCTGCAGATCTCCTTGCGCAAGCGGCCGGTCGATCCTGAAAGGGTCGAGAAGATGGTTTCCGCGATCGTGCGCGAACTCGAAAGCGGTGGCGAGGCGGAAGTATCCTCGGAGGCGATCGGCGAGATCGTGATGGAGCATCTGCGCCAGCTCGATGACGTCGCCTATGTGCGCTTCGCCTCCGTCTATCGTAATTTCCGCGAGGCCAAGGATTTTGAGGCCGTGCTCGGCGAACTCTCCGCGGAAGACGCCGCACGGGTCGCCACGTTACGCAAATGA
- the ribD gene encoding bifunctional diaminohydroxyphosphoribosylaminopyrimidine deaminase/5-amino-6-(5-phosphoribosylamino)uracil reductase RibD, which translates to MIFRILEDQYGQKLKEAKAADLRFMQLALALGRRGLGRTWPNPAVGAVVVKDGVIVGRGWTQAGGRPHAEPEALRRAGEAARGATLYVTLEPCSHFGRSPPCVDAVIAAGIARVVSAIEDPNPEVAGQGHAKLRAAGIAVDVGLGAAEAAHDHAGHFRRIRDKRPHVILKLAVSADDKIGAAGRKPVAITGEAAKARVHLLRAQCDAVLVGIGTVLADDPVLTCRLPGMDARSPVRVVLDRALRLPGTSKLVHSARQTPLWVMTSDFAEAPAAMKLGAAGAQVMRVAATAQPPGLDLPAALRALSEKGITRLMVEGGSRVAASFVASGLVDEIWLLRGPDKIGTDGIPALDALPLSALTGSPAFKTRASESLGKETLTIYERA; encoded by the coding sequence ATGATCTTCCGCATTCTGGAAGACCAATACGGGCAGAAACTCAAAGAGGCCAAAGCGGCCGACCTGCGCTTCATGCAGCTTGCGCTCGCACTCGGCCGCCGCGGGCTGGGTCGCACCTGGCCGAACCCGGCCGTCGGCGCGGTCGTGGTCAAGGACGGCGTCATCGTTGGCCGTGGCTGGACGCAAGCGGGCGGGCGGCCGCATGCCGAGCCCGAGGCGTTGAGACGTGCCGGCGAGGCCGCGCGGGGCGCCACGCTCTATGTGACGCTGGAGCCCTGTTCGCATTTCGGCAGGTCGCCGCCCTGCGTCGATGCGGTGATCGCGGCGGGCATCGCGCGCGTGGTTTCGGCGATCGAGGACCCCAATCCTGAAGTGGCCGGGCAGGGGCACGCCAAACTTCGCGCCGCCGGCATCGCGGTTGATGTCGGCCTCGGCGCTGCGGAAGCCGCGCACGATCACGCCGGGCATTTCCGCCGTATCCGCGACAAGCGCCCCCATGTGATCCTGAAACTCGCCGTCTCCGCCGATGACAAGATCGGCGCTGCCGGCCGCAAGCCGGTCGCGATCACCGGCGAGGCGGCGAAGGCTCGCGTGCATCTGTTGCGTGCGCAATGTGATGCCGTCCTGGTCGGCATCGGCACCGTGCTGGCGGATGATCCGGTTCTGACCTGCCGCCTGCCGGGCATGGACGCCCGGTCACCGGTGCGGGTGGTGCTGGATCGCGCGCTGCGGCTGCCGGGTACGAGCAAGCTGGTCCATTCCGCGCGCCAGACGCCGCTCTGGGTCATGACGTCGGACTTCGCCGAGGCCCCCGCTGCCATGAAACTCGGCGCGGCCGGCGCGCAGGTGATGCGCGTTGCGGCGACCGCGCAGCCGCCCGGGCTGGATCTGCCGGCGGCGCTGCGCGCGCTGTCCGAAAAGGGCATCACGAGGCTGATGGTGGAGGGCGGTTCGCGGGTCGCCGCGTCATTCGTAGCTAGCGGCCTGGTCGATGAAATCTGGCTGCTGCGTGGGCCTGATAAGATTGGGACGGACGGCATTCCCGCGCTGGACGCATTGCCGCTGTCGGCTCTCACCGGGTCGCCTGCCTTCAAGACTCGTGCTAGCGAAAGCCTCGGCAAAGAGACTCTTACGATTTACGAGCGCGCCTAA
- a CDS encoding riboflavin synthase yields MFTGIVSDIGEIVSLTPTAQGQLHRMRIACRYDQTTIADGASIACNGVCLTVVASGVEGGRTWFDVDAAAETLGMTTAKHWLKGTKLNLERALKIGDELGGHIVAGHADGIATIVKRDDLPDMARFELRTARELARFIAAKGSVTLDGVSLTVNTVEDVTFSVLIIPHTLSVTTLSGWRAGSEVNIEVDLMARYAARLSEMT; encoded by the coding sequence ATGTTTACCGGAATTGTCAGCGACATCGGCGAGATCGTTAGCCTCACGCCAACGGCGCAGGGCCAGTTGCACCGCATGCGCATCGCCTGCCGTTACGACCAGACGACGATCGCCGACGGCGCCTCGATCGCCTGCAATGGTGTCTGTCTGACGGTGGTCGCTTCGGGCGTCGAAGGCGGCAGGACCTGGTTCGACGTCGACGCGGCCGCCGAGACGCTCGGCATGACCACGGCCAAGCATTGGCTCAAGGGCACCAAACTCAATCTCGAGCGGGCGCTGAAGATCGGCGACGAACTCGGCGGCCATATTGTCGCGGGGCATGCCGACGGCATTGCGACCATCGTCAAGCGCGACGATCTGCCTGATATGGCGCGGTTCGAACTGCGTACCGCGCGGGAGCTGGCGCGTTTCATCGCCGCCAAGGGCTCGGTGACGCTGGATGGCGTATCGCTGACCGTGAATACGGTCGAGGATGTCACGTTTTCGGTGCTGATCATCCCGCACACGCTCAGCGTCACCACGCTCAGCGGCTGGCGCGCGGGCAGCGAGGTCAATATCGAGGTCGATCTGATGGCCCGCTATGCGGCGCGGCTGTCGGAAATGACGTAA
- the ribH gene encoding 6,7-dimethyl-8-ribityllumazine synthase, translating into MADARRAPLKDQTDISGARALIVEARFYDDIQDALLEGAIAELKAAGVTHDVLTVPGALEIPAAIAIALDAAENNGKPYDAAIALGCVVRGDTIHFEIVSIESSRALMDLAVARKVPLGNGIITVNTDAQAWARARASELNKGGDAARAALAMLRIKRRLTKA; encoded by the coding sequence ATGGCAGACGCACGGCGCGCCCCTCTAAAAGACCAGACCGACATTTCAGGCGCGCGCGCGCTGATCGTCGAGGCGCGGTTCTATGACGACATCCAGGATGCGCTGCTGGAGGGCGCCATCGCCGAGCTGAAGGCGGCCGGAGTGACACATGACGTCCTCACGGTGCCCGGCGCGCTCGAGATTCCGGCCGCGATCGCGATCGCGCTCGATGCTGCTGAAAACAACGGCAAGCCTTATGATGCGGCAATTGCGCTCGGCTGCGTGGTGCGCGGCGACACCATCCATTTCGAGATCGTCTCGATCGAATCTTCGCGCGCGCTGATGGATCTGGCCGTTGCGCGAAAAGTTCCGCTTGGCAACGGCATCATCACGGTCAATACCGACGCGCAGGCCTGGGCGCGGGCGCGCGCCAGCGAATTGAACAAGGGCGGCGACGCCGCGCGCGCGGCGCTGGCGATGCTGCGGATCAAGCGCCGGCTGACAAAGGCCTGA
- the nusB gene encoding transcription antitermination factor NusB, protein MADQKRPAKSPDKKANRRGAARLAAVQALYQMDIAGAGINDIFAEFESHWLGNEVEGDKYLPAEAAFFKDVVAGVVRDQARLDPLIDDALQKGWPLKRIDAILRAVLRAGSYELEHRKDVPGRVVVSEYVDVAHAFVEKDETGMVNAVLDQIARQFRADEFARG, encoded by the coding sequence ATGGCAGATCAGAAGAGGCCAGCGAAAAGTCCGGACAAGAAAGCCAACCGCCGCGGTGCGGCGCGGCTCGCCGCCGTGCAGGCGCTCTACCAGATGGATATCGCGGGCGCCGGGATCAATGACATTTTCGCCGAGTTCGAAAGCCACTGGCTCGGCAACGAGGTCGAGGGCGACAAATACCTGCCGGCGGAGGCCGCGTTCTTCAAGGATGTGGTGGCCGGCGTGGTGCGCGACCAGGCCAGGCTCGATCCCTTGATCGACGATGCGCTCCAGAAGGGCTGGCCGTTGAAGCGGATTGATGCGATTTTGCGCGCGGTCCTGCGGGCCGGTTCGTACGAACTGGAGCACCGCAAGGACGTGCCGGGCCGCGTGGTCGTGTCCGAATATGTCGACGTCGCGCATGCCTTCGTCGAAAAGGACGAGACCGGCATGGTCAACGCCGTGCTCGACCAGATCGCGCGCCAGTTCCGCGCCGACGAGTTCGCGCGTGGCTAG
- the thiL gene encoding thiamine-phosphate kinase yields MASGKPASGEDSLIARYFRPLATDPGAFGLDDDAAALKPDGNDIVVTVDAIVEGVHFLPDDPPDTVARKALRVNLSDLAAKGAVPAGFLLTLALRNVDEAWLKPFAAAVGEDAAQFACPLLGGDTVQTPGPLTVSVTAFGRVPPGKMVHRSGARPGERVMVTGTVGDAALGLAILRGGKVHAAASDKAAREALIGRYRVPQPRVAMAEIVRNHASAAMDVSDGLAGDLAKLCGVSGVSAVIDLASIPLSDAARDLVSRGVVGLETLIAGGDDYEILCTMPEDRVEAFAHAAREAGVAVSSIGTVVAGSAVPKFIDADGREIALERLSYSHF; encoded by the coding sequence GTGGCTAGCGGAAAACCCGCGTCCGGCGAGGACTCGCTGATCGCGCGCTATTTCCGGCCGCTTGCGACCGATCCCGGCGCCTTCGGTCTCGACGACGACGCCGCGGCGCTGAAGCCTGATGGCAACGACATCGTGGTGACGGTGGATGCCATCGTCGAGGGCGTGCATTTCCTGCCCGACGATCCGCCCGACACGGTCGCGCGCAAGGCGCTGCGGGTGAATCTTTCCGATCTCGCGGCGAAGGGTGCTGTGCCGGCCGGCTTCTTGCTGACGCTGGCGCTGCGCAACGTTGACGAGGCCTGGCTGAAACCGTTTGCGGCAGCGGTTGGCGAGGACGCCGCGCAATTCGCCTGTCCGCTGCTGGGCGGCGACACCGTGCAGACGCCTGGCCCGCTGACGGTCTCGGTCACGGCGTTCGGCCGGGTGCCGCCGGGCAAGATGGTTCATCGCAGCGGCGCCAGACCCGGCGAGCGCGTAATGGTGACCGGCACTGTCGGCGACGCCGCGCTGGGGCTTGCCATCCTGCGCGGCGGGAAGGTGCATGCCGCCGCATCCGACAAGGCTGCGCGCGAGGCGCTGATCGGGCGCTATCGCGTTCCGCAGCCGCGCGTGGCAATGGCGGAAATCGTTCGCAACCATGCCAGCGCGGCGATGGATGTGTCTGACGGCCTTGCCGGCGATCTCGCCAAGCTGTGCGGCGTGTCCGGCGTATCCGCGGTGATCGATCTGGCGTCGATTCCGCTGTCTGACGCGGCGCGCGATCTTGTGTCGCGCGGCGTTGTCGGGCTGGAGACATTGATTGCCGGCGGCGACGATTACGAAATCCTGTGCACGATGCCGGAGGATCGCGTTGAGGCGTTCGCACACGCTGCGCGAGAGGCCGGCGTCGCCGTGAGTTCCATCGGTACGGTGGTCGCAGGAAGCGCGGTTCCGAAGTTCATCGACGCAGACGGCAGGGAAATCGCGCTGGAACGGCTCTCTTACAGCCATTTCTGA
- a CDS encoding cold-shock protein: MATGTVKWFNGQKGFGFIEPSDGSKDVFVHISAVERAGLGGLAEGQKVQFELKTDKMRGKVSAENLSLV, encoded by the coding sequence ATGGCTACAGGAACAGTGAAGTGGTTCAACGGTCAAAAGGGTTTCGGTTTCATTGAGCCGAGCGATGGCAGCAAGGATGTGTTCGTTCACATCTCGGCCGTCGAGCGCGCCGGCCTCGGTGGACTGGCCGAAGGTCAGAAGGTTCAGTTCGAACTCAAGACCGACAAGATGCGGGGCAAGGTGAGCGCGGAAAACCTGTCGCTCGTCTAA